In Amia ocellicauda isolate fAmiCal2 chromosome 3, fAmiCal2.hap1, whole genome shotgun sequence, the DNA window CTCTGAGCACTGTAGTGGATATAATGTAGTACAGGTTTTGTTGCaagcaaaaataatgtatagacTGTACAGAATCACAATGTGCAAACCaaatattttcagtttaaataagGTCTGACAATGTTGGGTTTGACAAAGTTGTTTTCACTCATCTAACATAGCATGATTGAGAGGAATGCTGTTTTTACCTGTCCACTGTTAGATCAGTCAATTAAAAGGAAGGGGGAAGACAGATGTTTTGTAATTAATGCATGTAAGGGTTAAAGCACAGGCTACAGTATTCTCTTTTGAATAGCATGTTGTGGCTGTTAAGACACTAATGTTTGTATGACACTCAAGTGCATGAAATGTTTGTTGTAATTAAATTactgtttaaataaacatttttcatCAACTCTAAGTAAACTCAACTGTTTTGTACAAGTTCTATTCACACTAGGGCTGAAATGATTAGTCGACATTATTGACAACGTCGACGATAAAAACATATCAACAAATATTTGTGTTGTCGACAAGTCGTTTGATCTCATAGGACCTATTTTAAGTGCCTACAATAACGTGATTTGACCAGTTAGTGACACCAGTtgataaaaatgcattatgcgGTATTTCATGCATACTAACACTGTAGCAACATGTCCACAGACAGCAGTGTATATGACCATTATAATGAGACACATTTAGGTAGTTATAATAATTGTTTGTAGATTAATATTGTAGCCTTGTATGTGTCCTGAAGCAAATGcccctttttctgtttttctgtttcagttctaAGAACAGCAGTTGGTCTATTGGTGACTTTCTTTTGAGGAGGAATTCTTGTACTCCTCAGCAATTCTGAGCATGATTGTTAAAGACATGAGGCCTCTTTCCATTGTGGATGGACAAGTATTTTGTGAAATGGTTTCTGCTTTCAACCCTGGATATATCCTTCCATCAAGAACACATGTTACAAGTTTAATGgaacaaaaatatgaaaaaacctTTCAAAAGGTATACATACACCACATTTTTTTAGGAACAATCTAGATTTTAAACTAAAAACTCAGTAAAGATGACTAAACAGCAATTTAACCACCAAGAGTGTTAAAATTGAGAATATTAATATAAcattaaactaaaaaaaatctgatgccTTTTAAAAGTTAAAGAAACCATTCAGGATGCAAGAAGCTTCACTGCATTGATAGCTGATATTTGGACCAGCCTTGCTACAGAGGCATACCTTGGTGTCACATGCCACTTTATCAATGAAGACCAGAAAATTAAGACTCTTACACTTGCAACAATCCCTCTTGATGAATGACATACTGATGCAAACATAGCAACATGGCTGGAAGAGGTTATTGCAAAATTCAGCATTTCAGTAAACAAAATTAAAGCAGTCGTCCATGACAATGGATCCAATGTTGTGGCTGCAATGAAATTGCTGGCAGACAAACATAACTGGGTCTCTGTCCACTGTACTGGACACATATTTCAGATGATTGTGAACAGTTCCCAGCATCTGCAAAGCTTTGGGGGCTTCATGGACCTTGGTTGAACATTTTAAGAGAAGTGAACTGGCCCATACAAAGCTGAAGGAAAAGCAGCAGCAGATGAACACACCAGAGCATAAGCTGATCCAAGATGTCAGCACCCGATGGAACAGCACCTATTTTATGGTGGAGAGACTACTGGAGCAGCGCTGGCCAATTACTGCCACACTTTCTGATCCTGAGGTGACACCAAGTGGCAAACAATACTTTGACTTGAAGCCTAATCAGTGGTCACTGCTTGATGAGCAGACCTAGGGCCTGCAGCCTTTTCAATGTGCCACTGAGTTCCTTAGTGGTCAAGAGTATTCAACACTGTCATGCCTTCCTTGCAAAAGGGCTACAGAGGTCTGTGGAACAATCCCTTAGCTTTGAAATAACATCTGGAAAAGCTTTTTTAGCCAAAGCTTCTAAAGAGCTAACAGAAGTTCAAAGCACTGTCAAAGTCCTTGCTATCAAAGCAGCAAAAGAGTCCTGGAAACCTACAGAAGAAGGTCAGAGTGTCATTGTTCCAAGGAGAGAGCAACAGTCAATGCTAGAAAACCTCCTCCAGTCTGACACAGACAGCCTCAGTGAAGAGAAGAACTCCCATGATGACGAAAAGATTCAGGTGGTGAGAAAAGAAGTACAGACATACTTCTCAGAATCACAAATACCCAAAAAAGAAGATCCCCTAGGTTGGTGGAAGGAAAATGGGGGGCGTTTCCCTAATCTATCAAAGCTTGTGAGATCTTTTCATTGCATTCCCGCCATATCCACTCCAGCATAACGGATCTTCTCTGCTGCAGGAACATTTGCTCACAAAAAAGAGCAAGCTTGTCACGTGAGCATGTTGATATGCTGAcctttcttcattttaatttgaacagAAAGCCAGTCAAGAAATGATACTGTTACTCACTGTTTTTCATTGAACAGAACCCTGTTGTCTTACAAATTAAGCTCTTAATACCAGCGAACATTTTGTTAGGGTTCgcatcgaaaatgcgtataagcagTGCTGAgatacctcccctttaagaaacgcgtatgttttttttttttttttttgtgatgccCGAGAGGGGGAGCGCAttccgtgccctgttacccgaattCCGTCCCTCATTGGCTAGCGAGTCTGTCACTCCCTTACAAGGGcggggctgtagctttccaatgacaccagatgtttggaattctgtttccctgtttagtattcttctttacttgtatatagttattccagttgttgtaatttctgttctggaggtcagatttgagtTGTTCTTTTTACACAAGTTCATAAGACTTTGAAGTTTCACTGTCCAGTGTCAAAAGTCTACCTGGAGCACTAGTAAAAgtgttatatttacaataaattaatttcTTTCTTACAagcgcttttgtttttcttcacttttttgatttctgtattaactCTGGTGAGGCAAACATAATTAGttatgttattttctgaatttcCAATTTGTGCTGAGTGTATCAGATACTTGCCTCTTGTccttgtagttacagagttataagtaaaaatatgacaacagtaaaatcaggCAAAAATGGGggggttaaaataaataagttgtaTTGAAAGTTACTGTATTAGTCAAGACAGATGTCATGATCTGCATTGAGTCTGATgctgaatgttatgcatctatagagtttaaaacttgtattagcacaccagttcctctcctatgcaatggtgaatgcaagcattacttaataaatagacaatgcagtcagggtctgtgagcagAGATGGATGGTACTGTGCAGGATTCTGGAAAGACTTGACTACACTAGTACTACAAGCATTACATAACaatgcaaatatctgtaaaatacatttcacaatctaaaatgcatgcaaagtaatgtagataagaatgcacatatcatatgtcatgagaacaaataataaaaaaacattttttttgatcattggtagaccaatttaaattgctaatcaagcaactctttatacaaaattatatttgattagcataactgctatgcaaatttgagacaacaaaatgtacgctgaaTGCTGCTGCCTAATTTAATAGAGATTTGTTTACATTCCTTCATTGATTTTGTCTGTAATGCAACtgacttatttttgtttatttgtatttttttatttagatttaaagcaacaaaatgattgaaacaatgctgtagaaccgtctcagaaataagtggagaagtcgcggagataaagcaaatagaactttaatcgagccgctcggaagccccacgtcaggaataattccttcagtgagacttaatgtttacaaacatgagtacagctttataggaaaaatgacgtaacatcttatggccgttcatccaatcggaagatacaggtccgggtccgttttacgatctgtcctcccgtggagaggtgatggatccaaagcagatgtccgtctttgatgtgcactaggaagatgcgatcccacggtcgtcatttacctagtgtcaatcgctcgttaacagaaacaatttctgcctatcttgagaaacaattaagtcataaacaaattctcagcagacatctgtaggctatttcagcactgtgtaatctttcattactgacaggagtttctaacaaatgaaccttgttgaccttttgcttagcctgctaaagctaaATCTgatcagtctgtatacaagctttttctaatgctagtattaatataaaacattatataattatcacaaaacactttcttcaacttcctatacagagtcttcaaatgCTTAGAGAGCATTTGTAATTTGAGTTGGACAAAATTGGACAAAAAGAGATTAGCCTGTTCAGTTCAGCTCAAAGTGcaataaacagattttttttcaaaagtgattatcttgtttaatttattaGTTAGAATAAGTATAACTCAATTTTTTAACAAATTGCAAACGCTGAATAATCATTCAAAGCCTACTGATCAATCAGTGAAAAAATAGATGATTAGTCGACTAATTGTTCTAATAATCATTAGATTAGTCGATTATCAAAATAATCGTTTGTTGCAGCCCTAATTCATACATACTTAAAATCAATGCAATGTTTAATCTGAAGTGCATGTAACAAATATATGCAAGTGCCCATGGCAATAAAAGGTGCATTTGCTGAGACAAAACAATTGTGTTGAGACAACCTAGGAATTCAAGTCCTCCTAATATAAACTTTTAAGTCCTTGCAATGTTTAATCTTAAGTAAATTCAAGTTAGAAATGTAATTACTCATAGCAATAGAAACACCATTTGCTGGGCAAGAAATCTTGAGTTGAAAGATGTCTGTAATTCTAGTTTGTTGAACATTATGCCCAAAAGTTGTGTTTACTGAGAAAAGCTGTGCAGCTGGTTGCCTTAAGATTTTAAGTTTACtcagcttattttttttttacatggcaGAGTTTCATATTCCTAGTTGAAAACATGGGTCAGCAGTGTGTTAGTTTGCTCTGTAGTGACATTGCATGTGTAAAGTAATGTTCTTCCTGTTTCTGCATTGCTTCCTTAACAAAATGTGCTTATTGTTTCAGTATAGGTATTATCAGCTTGTTTCTTTTGTAACGTCTTCTAATTACATCCATAATCTCCTCTGTTTTGATAGTATAAATCATTGGGTTCAGCATGGGTGGAATGGCAGAAGACAAGGATGTATTTATTATCCTGGCACTTTGGTGGAGAGTGGTAGTTATGGCAGCAATGTAGGTGGCTGATATTGGAAGGTAAAACACTGCCACTAAGATTAGATGAGAGGTGCAGGTTTTCATTGCTTTGAGGCGCCCCTTACTCGAAGCAGtttttaataatgcaaataTTATACAGGTGTAAGATAATAAAATCAGTGCTAATGGTGCAAAAAGGATAATTGTGATACATATCCTTGTCATTATCACATGAGGAAAATTATCATTACATGCAAGTTGAATCATAGGCCCATGATCACAAAAATAGCTATCTACCATAGTGGATTTACAGAAGGACAGTCTTGTAATTAATCCCACTAAAATAAGCATTACTGCTGAGGTGAAAGTCCATATCACTGCTATAATCACcataatattataattactaATAATGATGTGATATTTCAGTGGAAAGCAGATAGCAACAAACCTGTCATAGGCCAGAACAACAAGGGTAAGGGACTGCATGgaggaaaagaaaagtacaaaGAACATGTTGGCCAAGCAGGCTTCATATGTGATGAACTGAGAGTCAAAGAGAAAGGTGTCGATTAATTTAGGAATAAGTGCTGTGCTGCCACAAATGTCAGCTACAGCTAAATTAAACACAGCAATGTACTTAGCAGTGTGGAGACTGTGCTCTAAGTATATAATGAACATGATGAAGGAGTTTCCTATCACAGTTACAGCATAAACACAACACAAGAAACTGTAATAGTACTTCACATGTGGGATGCTGGA includes these proteins:
- the LOC136747345 gene encoding olfactory receptor 1E16-like is translated as MNSLNSTVSPSATFVRPLFFYINGFSSIPHVKYYYSFLCCVYAVTVIGNSFIMFIIYLEHSLHTAKYIAVFNLAVADICGSTALIPKLIDTFLFDSQFITYEACLANMFFVLFFSSMQSLTLVVLAYDRFVAICFPLKYHIIISNYNIMVIIAVIWTFTSAVMLILVGLITRLSFCKSTMVDSYFCDHGPMIQLACNDNFPHVIMTRICITIILFAPLALILLSYTCIIFALLKTASSKGRLKAMKTCTSHLILVAVFYLPISATYIAAITTTLHQSARIINTSLSSAIPPMLNPMIYTIKTEEIMDVIRRRYKRNKLIIPILKQ